A genome region from Streptomyces sp. NBC_01296 includes the following:
- a CDS encoding integrase produces MGLAKRPYDLRHAGISFWLHSGVDPAECARRAGHSIHVLFKHYAKFLDGVQEQANRLIEQSMEEWNRVSRGAGPAR; encoded by the coding sequence ATGGGTCTGGCCAAGCGTCCCTACGACCTCCGGCACGCCGGGATCTCGTTCTGGCTGCACTCCGGGGTCGACCCCGCCGAGTGTGCGCGGCGAGCCGGACACAGCATCCATGTCCTGTTCAAGCACTACGCCAAGTTCCTGGACGGTGTTCAGGAGCAGGCCAACCGTCTCATCGAGCAGTCGATGGAGGAGTGGAACCGCGTCAGTCGAGGCGCGGGACCGGCGAGGTGA
- a CDS encoding FAD-binding oxidoreductase, producing the protein MNDFSRRKVLKATAAAGAGAVVAQGLAATEAHGASAVKEASANAECPPAKLTGRIVRPDDAGYTDARLGWDQLISRYPLVIVFAQNTQDVVNALTWARQNDVALRVRSGRHNTEGWSNIDNGLVIDISELKSVRIDSAARVATVGAGLNQLEAVTTLAEQNFAVTTGTEGSVGLSGATLGGGLGFLTRWIGMACDSLIGAEVVVAEGAECAKVVKADLHNNPDLLWALRGAGNGNFGIVTSLTYKVAPLRSVTYLQATWDGIGDLSRIFEAYQRTAPYTDDRLGTQLEIHRNQILLFGVLAEGTPAEAKKLLAPILSVDSPQVSVQVGNWGDVYAGFQIPIADEPANWKFFSQFARKPFPRKAIDVISSFMRDAPTDDSNFFVQAFGGAVRKSPRGGTAFPHRDALFYSEPGAGWGTRSDQPGVCDPLTPQAQAWIAEFSQALRPYVDGAYVNVANIGMQDWETAYWGSNFDRLRKIKAEYDPHNVFKYEQSIPPASC; encoded by the coding sequence ATGAACGACTTTTCCCGTCGTAAAGTGCTCAAGGCGACGGCGGCCGCCGGTGCCGGTGCGGTCGTCGCGCAGGGCCTCGCGGCCACCGAGGCCCATGGTGCGAGCGCCGTGAAGGAGGCGTCCGCGAACGCGGAGTGCCCGCCGGCGAAGCTGACCGGCCGCATCGTCCGCCCCGACGATGCCGGGTACACGGACGCCCGCCTCGGCTGGGACCAGCTCATCTCTCGCTATCCGCTGGTCATCGTCTTCGCCCAGAACACCCAGGACGTGGTCAACGCCCTTACATGGGCACGGCAGAACGACGTCGCGCTACGGGTCCGCAGCGGCCGCCACAACACTGAGGGCTGGTCGAACATCGACAACGGCCTCGTGATCGACATCAGCGAGCTGAAGTCGGTCCGCATCGACAGCGCCGCCCGTGTCGCGACGGTCGGCGCCGGACTCAACCAGCTGGAAGCGGTGACCACGCTCGCGGAGCAGAACTTCGCGGTGACGACCGGGACCGAAGGCAGCGTGGGCCTGTCCGGGGCGACACTCGGCGGCGGTCTCGGCTTCCTCACCCGCTGGATCGGCATGGCCTGCGACAGCCTGATCGGTGCCGAGGTCGTCGTTGCGGAAGGCGCCGAGTGCGCCAAGGTGGTCAAGGCCGATCTGCACAACAACCCGGACCTGCTCTGGGCGCTGCGCGGAGCCGGGAACGGCAACTTCGGGATCGTCACCTCACTCACCTACAAAGTGGCCCCACTGAGGAGCGTCACGTATTTGCAGGCCACTTGGGACGGAATCGGCGACCTGTCCAGGATCTTCGAGGCCTATCAGCGTACTGCGCCTTACACGGACGACCGCCTCGGCACCCAGCTCGAAATTCACCGGAACCAGATCCTGCTGTTTGGGGTCCTCGCGGAAGGAACACCCGCGGAGGCGAAGAAGCTACTGGCCCCGATCCTGTCGGTCGACAGCCCCCAGGTGTCGGTGCAGGTAGGGAACTGGGGCGACGTGTACGCGGGCTTCCAGATCCCGATCGCGGACGAACCCGCGAACTGGAAGTTCTTCTCGCAGTTCGCCAGAAAGCCGTTCCCGAGGAAGGCGATCGATGTGATCTCCTCGTTCATGCGGGACGCACCCACGGACGACAGCAACTTCTTTGTGCAGGCGTTCGGCGGGGCGGTCAGGAAGAGCCCCCGCGGCGGCACGGCGTTCCCGCACCGCGACGCGCTCTTCTACTCCGAGCCCGGCGCCGGCTGGGGGACCCGCTCCGACCAGCCGGGCGTCTGCGACCCGCTCACCCCGCAGGCCCAGGCTTGGATCGCCGAATTCAGCCAGGCACTGCGCCCCTACGTAGACGGTGCCTACGTCAACGTGGCGAACATCGGCATGCAGGACTGGGAGACCGCCTACTGGGGATCGAACTTCGACCGACTGCGCAAGATCAAGGCGGAGTACGACCCCCACAACGTCTTCAAGTACGAGCAGAGCATCCCGCCCGCGTCCTGCTGA